The Primulina eburnea isolate SZY01 chromosome 13, ASM2296580v1, whole genome shotgun sequence genome includes a region encoding these proteins:
- the LOC140810579 gene encoding pumilio homolog 12-like yields the protein MTFDSKDEDGWPDNTKISVWWHYESCQVPKYADGGLIVNNIIIALKNLRLYGPIKFSVYGNEKMIPESVIESMHKTGITTIYEPEGSNLQIIGDMWLWALRNPPRATYVLIYEDQDFSHSVSRLSGLGYKIILARPDNRCSSLHWSWTDICQGTSAVKSVTGNLFNHRSQMQEQRNRFPLDDNRPSYKSPTGEEGSYSSLEDLKDKVLSVAMDQHGSQFLCQQIEKQTTEDTEAIFSEVKDRVCLLMFDQFGRHVVKELFLNCRKEKLRYLVSSVTADFHLFKALCLHSQGSHFLMELLYSDLMTQEEIAHMISALKEIAIRLLKDEIGARLIQYCFHIFSEKDTKPIFDVIVSNCRQIATNQSGCCFLQDLLSEGMVTPTEKRLVAAIMENLFDLSINQFGNYLVQHLIGIGSASLTAAMVGVLTRKFDYLSMDKYGIHVVERLMEASEIEHSSQIIDEIVSSPDCSRAMLSRLVQSARNTGKRNEQHKEPLASTLDHFA from the exons ATGACATTCGACTCCAAGGATGAAGATGGGTGGCCGGATAATACCAAGATTTCTGTATGGTGGCATTACGAGAGCTGCCAAGTACCCAAGTATGCCGACGGTGGTTTGATAGTAAACAACATCATTATCGCCCTGAAGAATTTGAGACTCTATGGTCCTATTAAATTTTCCGTCTATGGAAATGAGAAGATGATTCCTGAGAGCGTTATAGAGTCGATGCATAAGACAGGGATAACAACGATATATGAGCCTGAGG GGTCTAACTTGCAAATCATAGGAGACATGTGGCTATGGGCACTTCGTAATCCACCGCGAGCCACTTACGTACTCATTTATGAAGATCAAGATTTCTCCCATTCTGTGAGTCGACTGAGCGGTCTTGGGTACAAGATTATACTTGCACGGCCCGACAATCGTTGTTCCTCCCTCCATTGGTCTTGGACCGACATTTGTCAGGGAACATCGGCTGTTAAATCTGTCACTGGAAACCTATTTAACCATCGTTCCCAGATGCAAGAACAAAGAAATCGTTTTCCATTGGACGACAACAGACCATCATACAAGAGCCCAACTGGCGAAGAAGGTTCTTATTCTTCTCTAGAAGATTTGAAGGACAAGGTGCTTTCGGTAGCAATGGATCAACACGGTTCCCAGTTCTTATGCCAGCAAATTGAAAAACAGACAACGGAAGACACCGAAGCTATCTTTTCAGAGGTTAAAGATCGTGTATGCCTGTTGATGTTTGATCAGTTCGGTCGTCATGTCGTGAAAGAGCTTTTCTTAAACTGCAGAAAAGAAAAGCTGAGATATTTGGTTTCTTCGGTGACTGCTGATTTCCATTTATTCAAGGCTCTTTGTCTCCACTCTCAAgg ATCTCATTTCTTGATGGAACTTCTCTACTCAGATCTCATGACACAAGAGGAAATAGCTCATATGATATCGGCCTTGAAAGAAATTGCGATTCGGCTCCTAAAGGACGAGATTGGTGCCCGACTTATTCAGTATTGCTTCCACATCTTCTCTGAAAAAGATACCAAA CCAATATTCGACGTGATAGTATCTAATTGTCGCCAAATCGCCACCAACCAAAGTGGATGCTGCTTTCTGCAAGACCTCCTGTCGGAAGGCATGGTAACTCCTACCGAAAAGCGTCTCGTCGCAGCGATAATGGAAAACTTGTTTGATCTGTCTATAAATCAATTCGG GAATTACTTGGTGCAGCATTTAATAGGGATAGGGTCAGCTAGTTTGACGGCAGCGATGGTAGGTGTCCTGACGAGGAAATTCGACTACCTGTCAATGGACAAATATGGCATCCATGTAGTAGAGAGATTGATGGAGGCGTCCGAGATAGAACACTCGTCTCAAATCATCGACGAGATCGTTAGCAGTCCCGATTGCTCGCGCGCGATGCTAAGTCGTCTCGTCCAATCTGCTAGGAATACAGGTAAGCGTAACGAACAACACAAGGAACCGTTGGCAAGCACTCTTGATCACTTTGCATAG